One stretch of Cystobacter ferrugineus DNA includes these proteins:
- a CDS encoding pectinesterase family protein: protein MWNGMGAGSLRSVLKVNLLSAAALMLCASCGTPEPGTTEREEPRGSVSFQVQTPNVDTDSDGMDDGWETQYFGNLSRNGAGDFDSDEMTDLVEYRQAFNPTVKDSFLDADGDRYPNIFELRNGGDPNDASSLPSPTYTVNAAGGGTHTTVSAAVTAADVKNGAYQIIAIAPGVYAGSGNVGISVSASKPKLLFIGTGGAAKTVIDGGGTSTGWVVYNSSVIASLTIRGTTRALYLSDSTQEVRLVDLMVRDNAGSSSSGGLYVGSGAKVYVTGSSFLNNTNNSTSTTTGQQVDVNNGVLTLTNTVVWGSGTTGTPLYLNPSYGQLVSQHSLVKGRTLAGTGNLPGDTDPKLRFDGRLRWDSPLIRAGAVGTFSRWDMDLEARPTTTPDVGADQWVDADGDELADVWETEQXGSLTTLTGRTQDADSDGLTNEQEYLLGSHSTVADTDGDGLSDGAEVBQHGTAWSKADTDGDDMPDGWEVANELNPLDANRFEDADGDRYPNVFEYVRSSNPRDAQSTPAPHFTVDAAGGGTHTTISSAVTAADVKNGAYQIIAVAPGVYTGSGNVGVSISSSKPKLLIIGTGGAARTIVDGGGTNSGWXVYPSGVIESLTFRRTTRAIYLYDSSQEIRLVNLMVRDNAGSSEPGGLYVGSVSKLHIIGSTFLNNTSASTSATVGQQLSLSSGAITLLNTVVWGEASGTAVYAHATAARLTAQHSLVKGRTLTGTGNLPGDTDPKLRFDGRLRWDSPLIRAGAVGTFSRWDMDLEARPTTTPDVGADQWVDADGDELADVWEMEQAGSLTTLTGRTQDADSDGLTNEREYVLGVKPTVTDTDGDGISDGVEVDQQGTDAARADTDGDDMPDGWEVANELNPLDANRFEDADGDRYPNVFEYVRSSNPRDAQSTPAPHFTVDAAGGGTHKTVSAAVTAADVKNGAYQIIAVAPGVYTGSGNVGVSISSSKPKLLIIGTGGAARTIVDGGGTSSGWSLNNSGVLASLTFRKTTQAISLSDSSSEVRLVDLLVRDNAGTGNSGGLNVGGVARLHVENSTFFNNTTTSTSTSSGQHLYLYSGAVTLTNTVAWGRSSRPSLYVNTSSVQLTANHSLVKGQALSGTGNLPGDTDPKLRADARPRSTSPLRGAGLAISSSRFDMELEGRPQVNPDIGVDQWGDQDADGLPDGWELAEAGNLSALSGADADADELSDLQEYDWETRPLEADTDGDLIPDGLEVRFGTNPNVPDVDDLGVDLNQDGILDGLGVQLGYLLGSLDMDGDSLSNADELLRGTDPLRADSDGDGVPDGQDVFPLDPLMRSLPQVPSDVTPPVIRLTAPWNAVPL, encoded by the coding sequence ATGTGGAATGGAATGGGCGCGGGAAGCTTGCGCTCCGTGTTGAAGGTCAACCTGCTTTCGGCGGCGGCGTTGATGCTGTGCGCATCCTGCGGAACGCCAGAGCCGGGGACGACGGAACGGGAAGAGCCGCGGGGCTCGGTTTCATTTCAGGTCCAGACCCCCAACGTCGACACGGACAGCGATGGCATGGACGACGGGTGGGAGACCCAGTACTTCGGGAACCTGTCACGCAATGGGGCGGGTGACTTCGACAGCGATGAGATGACCGACCTGGTTGAATACCGCCAGGCGTTCAACCCCACCGTCAAGGACTCCTTCCTGGATGCGGATGGAGACCGCTACCCCAACATCTTCGAGCTGCGCAACGGAGGAGATCCGAACGATGCATCGAGCCTTCCATCGCCGACGTACACGGTGAATGCGGCGGGAGGAGGGACGCACACCACCGTCAGTGCAGCCGTGACGGCGGCGGACGTGAAGAACGGCGCGTACCAGATCATCGCGATTGCACCGGGTGTGTATGCGGGGTCCGGGAATGTGGGGATCTCGGTGAGTGCATCGAAGCCGAAGCTGCTCTTCATCGGCACTGGGGGCGCGGCGAAGACAGTCATCGATGGGGGAGGCACTTCGACAGGGTGGGTGGTGTACAACTCGTCCGTCATTGCGTCGTTGACGATTCGAGGCACGACGCGGGCACTGTATTTGTCGGACTCGACGCAGGAAGTCCGGCTGGTGGACTTGATGGTGAGGGACAACGCCGGGTCATCCTCGTCTGGCGGGTTGTACGTGGGGAGTGGAGCGAAGGTGTACGTGACGGGCTCCTCGTTCCTCAACAACACCAACAACAGCACGTCCACGACGACTGGGCAGCAAGTGGACGTGAATAACGGCGTGCTGACCCTCACCAACACGGTGGTGTGGGGCAGTGGGACAACCGGCACGCCGCTGTACCTCAACCCCAGCTATGGCCAGTTGGTGAGTCAGCACAGCCTGGTGAAGGGGAGGACGTTGGCGGGGACGGGCAACCTGCCCGGAGACACCGACCCGAAGCTGCGGTTCGACGGCCGGCTGCGATGGGATTCGCCGCTCATCCGAGCAGGCGCGGTGGGGACCTTCTCGCGGTGGGACATGGACCTGGAGGCGAGRCCGACGACGACGCCGGATGTGGGCGCGGACCAGTGGGTGGACGCGGATGGGGATGAGYTGGCGGATGTCTGGGAGACGGAGCAGGYGGGGAGCCTGACGACGCTGACGGGCAGGACGCAGGACGCCGACAGCGACGGGCTCACCAACGAGCAGGAATACCTCCTCGGCTCGCACTCCACGGTTGCCGACACCGATGGTGACGGTCTGTCGGACGGTGCGGAGGTCRATCAGCACGGGACGGCCTGGAGCAAAGCGGACACGGACGGGGACGACATGCCGGACGGGTGGGAAGTGGCCAATGAGCTGAACCCGCTGGACGCGAACCGGTTCGAGGACGCGGACGGRGACCGCTACCCCAACGTGTTCGAGTACGTCCGGTCGAGCAACCCGCGGGATGCTCAGTCCACGCCGGCRCCCCACTTCACGGTGGATGCGGCGGGAGGGGGYACGCACACCACCATCAGCTCCGCCGTGACGGCGGCGGACGTGAAGAACGGCGCGTATCAGATCATCGCGGTGGCACCGGGAGTCTATACAGGCTCCGGGAACGTTGGCGTCTCCATCTCGTCGTCGAAGCCGAAGCTGCTCATCATCGGCACGGGGGGAGCGGCCAGGACGATCGTGGATGGCGGAGGAACGAACTCCGGGTGGRTTGTCTAYCCCTCCGGYGTCATTGAATCACTGACGTTCCGCCGGACGACACGGGCCATCTACCTGTATGACTCGTCGCAGGAGATCCGGCTGGTGAACCTGATGGTGAGGGACAATGCTGGGAGCTCGGAGCCGGGCGGGCTTTACGTRGGGTCTGTCTCCAAGCTGCACATCATCGGCAGCACCTTCCTCAACAACACCAGTGCCTCCACCTCGGCGACGGTTGGACAGCAGCTCAGCCTGTCGAGCGGCGCCATCACGTTGCTCAACACGGTGGTGTGGGGCGAAGCATCCGGAACGGCGGTCTATGCGCACGCCACCGCGGCTCGGCTGACGGCCCAGCACAGCCTGGTGAAGGGGAGGACGTTGACGGGGACGGGCAACCTGCCCGGAGACACCGACCCGAAGCTGCGGTTCGACGGCCGGCTGCGATGGGATTCGCCGCTCATCCGAGCAGGCGCGGTGGGGACCTTCTCGCGGTGGGACATGGACCTGGAGGCGAGGCCGACGACGACGCCGGATGTGGGCGCGGACCAGTGGGTGGACGCGGATGGGGATGAGCTGGCGGATGTCTGGGAGATGGAGCAGGCGGGGAGCTTGACGACGCTGACAGGCAGGACGCAGGACGCCGACAGCGACGGGCTCACCAATGAACGGGAATATGTGCTGGGTGTGAAGCCCACGGTTACCGACACCGATGGTGACGGCATCTCCGACGGCGTCGAGGTGGACCAGCAAGGAACGGACGCGGCCAGGGCGGACACGGACGGGGACGACATGCCGGACGGGTGGGAAGTGGCCAATGAGCTGAACCCGCTGGACGCGAACCGGTTCGAGGACGCGGATGGGGACCGCTACCCCAACGTGTTCGAGTACGTCCGGTCGAGCAACCCGCGGGATGCTCAGTCCACGCCGGCACCCCACTTCACGGTGGATGCGGCGGGAGGGGGCACGCACAAGACGGTCAGCGCCGCCGTGACGGCGGCGGACGTGAAGAACGGCGCGTACCAGATCATCGCGGTGGCACCGGGGGTCTATACAGGCTCCGGGAACGTTGGCGTCTCCATCTCGTCGTCGAAGCCGAAGCTGCTCATCATCGGCACGGGGGGAGCGGCCAGGACGATCGTGGATGGCGGAGGAACGAGCTCCGGGTGGAGTCTCAACAACTCGGGCGTCCTGGCGTCGCTGACGTTCCGCAAGACGACCCAGGCCATCTCCCTGTCGGACTCCTCATCGGAGGTCCGGCTGGTGGATCTCCTGGTGAGAGACAACGCGGGGACGGGCAACTCGGGCGGCTTGAATGTCGGGGGCGTGGCCAGGCTCCATGTCGAGAACTCGACCTTCTTCAACAACACCACCACCTCCACGTCGACCTCCTCCGGGCAACATTTGTACCTGTACAGTGGCGCCGTCACGCTCACCAACACGGTGGCGTGGGGTCGCTCGTCACGGCCGAGCCTCTACGTCAACACGAGCTCCGTGCAGCTGACGGCCAACCACAGCCTGGTGAAGGGGCAGGCGTTGTCGGGGACGGGCAACCTGCCCGGAGACACCGACCCGAAGCTGCGCGCGGATGCTCGCCCGCGCAGCACCTCTCCGCTCCGGGGCGCGGGCCTGGCCATTTCTTCCTCCCGGTTCGACATGGAACTGGAGGGTCGGCCGCAGGTGAACCCGGACATCGGGGTGGACCAGTGGGGAGACCAGGACGCGGATGGGCTGCCGGACGGGTGGGAGCTGGCGGAGGCGGGAAACCTGTCCGCGCTGAGCGGCGCGGACGCCGATGCGGACGAATTGAGTGACCTGCAGGAGTACGACTGGGAGACCAGGCCGCTCGAGGCGGATACGGACGGCGACCTCATCCCGGATGGACTCGAGGTGCGGTTCGGCACCAATCCGAACGTCCCGGATGTCGACGACCTGGGAGTGGACCTCAACCAGGACGGAATCCTGGATGGACTCGGGGTGCAGCTGGGCTACCTGCTGGGCAGCCTCGACATGGACGGCGACTCCCTCTCCAACGCGGATGAGCTGCTGAGAGGGACGGACCCGCTGAGGGCCGACTCGGATGGAGATGGAGTTCCTGACGGGCAGGATGTCTTCCCGCTGGATCCGCTCATGCGTTCACTCCCCCAGGTGCCTTCGGATGTGACGCCTCCGGTCATCCGGCTGACGGCTCCCTGGAACGCTGTCCCGCTCTAG
- a CDS encoding RHS repeat-associated core domain-containing protein: MKHNARIIGLALLVLGCLILAVGILKPVSTPPKSDPTLSRVPQPSKSLELVENWVPPEPTRTAVATRQTRMERPKEFGVSSRSVSAAPSDEELRSLPLFSEPLMPVPGRSSARETQALASALREYQAAADVERTEPLQRFVQEFPESRWAPGLLLNLGTIAYETGHFQQALGHWQRAWELAKTGTDLESQQIANRAVAEYAKMNARVGRADELDRIFAEVKDRTFMGDARVKLEGALEGSWVMKNRPGVAFRCGPYALTNIAPLLDAGAASRSSEFLAGIQSPPMGFSLTEVMAMSQRLGLKLQMARRAPGSSVILPAVVHWKVGHFGALVREMGGKYLLQDPTFGNEVWLSQAALDQEASGYFLVPEGSLPSGWAPATPEEASQIYGKGHSGSTDPDETADDDEKTPSDCSDNPNLAMATYSFHVLLASLSIVDTPVGYPAALGPDVRLRVTYNQREAGQPATSQFTSFSPQWVSNWVSYLEDNTSSPGADVKLRLRGGGGEVYKGYNSQTKTYAPQSKSGSVLHLLSANTYKKVYPDGREEFYEHYIGTTGAQRKVFLSRVRDGQGNEVVLEYDPSYPTRIRRILDATGLPTAFSYEYPGQPYLVTRVEDPYGRVATFTYASFGGVLRLQSIQDVYGIVSSFEYDQKGEVVALITPYGKTTFELSPLKIGNGYDLIRYAVATDPYGSKERVEYNTDTVQTGVPSSLEQPHPDSTLVRFATSDNDDRNSFYWDKQAMKLGEGDHSKAHLYQWIQPSSADVAMSILETEKPPLEGRIFYNYPGQTSPSIQGTLAQPSVIARVVKDAQGVNKTQAYRYQYNAIGNPTRSIDPLGRESVIEYAPNGVDILSVKQKVGESGGQPVWETLATYTYDSSFPPHLPATVTDGSGKTTRYTYSPRGQVLTITNANNEVVTFSYETDPARHGYQRLLSITGAVPGGDRTFTYDSLDRIRTVTDAEGFTVTYDYDSLDRIRTVTFPDGSFEQLEFADHSAVASRDRQGRWTRYAYNKLRERVLTRDPEQRVTQFQWCRCGLLRRLVDGEGNVTEWTRDEQGRVMRKTYADGNFTTYGYDFSGRLVTQVDLMVQTKKYEYTLDDRVSKVDYGDSATADVTYAYDPWFERILSRTDGLGTTTYAYNPHDGVSLGAGEMSVVDGPLTDDSLKYTYDALGRMKRLEVVDDATKTVASYSEVFSYDARARVTGIENGLGTFTLGYVGQSFRPSVVDYPNGMQVAYDYHGPTGDFLLKQIKNLSAGPAPRTVLSQFDYTFNQDRTIDTWTVGRPQGGSTTWTFGHDGTGQLTRAERRDGSNTLLESARYGYDKATNRLQAISGDVTPANSEFNGLNQLLSERGFGPTSFEGTLDEPAVVEVNGKPATVTSTAGGPPYRFQAGIDLPQGTSQVVVTAKDGNNNSASQTYQVTAEGTKALYEYDRNGNLRFEREPGGAVRKEYRWDQENRLVRVLEGAHESVFEYDGGSRRVRISELENGSVTKSHTFVWCGPRICQKRDGATVERSYYQYGYKDSAGAHFYTQDHLGSIWDVVAGNGTTVEAQLRYSPWGQVTEELGAGVTDFAYTGHYLDRPSGLSLARFRAYDPGKGRWLSRDPLFDRDRKGHLSSRYSGEATNLYAYVGNSPLDLVDPDGLSWRKWAQAAILAGKLIGSHADDVGPKIKRPPVSQAEKTRKIKKHNKSNKEQCGGEGGPPDPDGEDDFLKKVEDFLDENGLPKKPEDILDFIPTVPIINPCLISPGLCSQDDPYNMVA, encoded by the coding sequence ATGAAACACAACGCTCGCATCATCGGGCTGGCCCTGCTCGTCCTGGGGTGCCTCATCCTTGCTGTTGGCATCCTCAAGCCCGTCTCTACTCCTCCCAAGTCGGACCCCACCCTCTCCAGGGTTCCCCAGCCGAGCAAGAGTCTCGAGCTGGTGGAGAACTGGGTGCCGCCGGAGCCCACGCGGACGGCCGTGGCGACACGGCAGACGCGCATGGAGCGGCCGAAGGAGTTCGGCGTGTCCTCTCGCTCCGTGAGCGCCGCGCCCTCGGACGAGGAGCTGCGGAGCCTGCCTCTCTTCTCCGAACCGCTGATGCCCGTGCCCGGGCGCTCCTCGGCCCGCGAGACGCAAGCCCTTGCATCCGCGCTGCGCGAGTACCAGGCCGCTGCTGACGTGGAGCGGACGGAGCCTCTCCAGCGGTTCGTCCAGGAGTTCCCGGAGTCCCGCTGGGCGCCGGGCCTGCTCCTCAACCTGGGGACGATTGCCTACGAGACGGGCCACTTCCAGCAGGCGCTCGGCCACTGGCAGCGTGCCTGGGAGCTGGCGAAGACAGGCACGGACCTGGAGTCCCAGCAGATCGCCAACCGCGCCGTGGCTGAGTACGCGAAGATGAACGCCCGCGTTGGCCGCGCGGACGAGCTGGACCGCATCTTCGCCGAGGTGAAGGACCGCACCTTCATGGGCGACGCGCGTGTCAAGCTGGAGGGTGCTCTGGAGGGCAGCTGGGTGATGAAGAACCGGCCCGGGGTGGCGTTCCGCTGCGGCCCCTACGCGCTCACCAACATCGCGCCGTTGCTGGATGCCGGGGCGGCCAGTCGTTCCTCGGAGTTCCTCGCGGGCATCCAGTCTCCTCCCATGGGCTTTTCCCTGACCGAGGTCATGGCCATGTCCCAGCGGCTGGGGTTGAAGCTCCAGATGGCCAGGCGTGCTCCTGGTAGCAGCGTCATCCTCCCGGCCGTCGTCCACTGGAAGGTGGGCCACTTCGGCGCGCTGGTGCGGGAGATGGGGGGCAAGTATCTCCTCCAGGATCCCACCTTTGGAAACGAGGTGTGGTTGAGCCAGGCCGCCCTCGACCAGGAGGCCAGCGGCTACTTCCTGGTGCCGGAGGGGTCGCTGCCTTCCGGGTGGGCACCGGCGACGCCGGAGGAGGCCAGCCAGATCTACGGCAAGGGCCATTCGGGCAGCACGGATCCGGATGAGACGGCGGATGACGACGAAAAGACGCCCAGCGACTGTTCGGACAATCCGAATCTAGCGATGGCGACCTACAGCTTCCACGTCCTGCTGGCCAGCCTGAGCATCGTGGACACGCCGGTGGGCTACCCGGCTGCCCTGGGGCCGGACGTCCGCCTGCGGGTGACGTACAACCAGCGCGAAGCCGGCCAGCCCGCGACTTCACAATTCACCAGCTTCAGCCCGCAGTGGGTGAGCAACTGGGTGTCCTACCTCGAGGACAACACGAGCAGCCCGGGGGCGGATGTCAAGCTCCGCCTGCGCGGTGGTGGCGGAGAGGTGTACAAGGGCTACAACAGTCAGACGAAGACGTACGCGCCCCAGTCCAAGAGCGGCAGCGTGCTACACCTGCTGTCTGCCAACACCTACAAGAAGGTCTATCCCGACGGGAGAGAAGAGTTCTACGAGCACTACATCGGGACGACGGGAGCCCAGCGCAAGGTGTTCCTGAGCCGTGTGCGTGATGGCCAGGGCAACGAGGTGGTGCTGGAGTACGACCCCTCATATCCCACCCGCATCCGCCGGATCCTGGACGCGACGGGGCTTCCCACCGCCTTCTCCTACGAGTATCCGGGCCAGCCCTACCTGGTGACCCGCGTGGAGGACCCATATGGCCGCGTGGCGACCTTCACGTACGCCTCCTTCGGAGGGGTGCTGCGCTTGCAGTCAATCCAGGACGTGTATGGGATTGTTTCCTCTTTCGAGTATGACCAGAAGGGGGAGGTGGTGGCGCTCATCACGCCCTATGGAAAGACGACCTTCGAGCTGAGCCCGCTGAAGATTGGGAACGGCTATGACCTGATCCGGTATGCCGTTGCGACGGACCCCTACGGGAGCAAGGAGCGCGTCGAGTACAACACGGATACGGTGCAGACCGGCGTCCCGTCTTCATTGGAGCAGCCCCATCCGGACTCGACGCTGGTGCGCTTCGCGACGAGTGACAACGACGATCGCAACTCGTTCTACTGGGACAAGCAGGCGATGAAGCTGGGAGAGGGGGACCACTCGAAGGCCCACCTGTACCAATGGATACAGCCGTCGTCCGCGGACGTGGCCATGAGCATCCTGGAAACCGAGAAGCCGCCGTTGGAGGGACGCATCTTCTACAACTACCCGGGACAGACGAGCCCCTCGATTCAAGGCACGCTGGCCCAGCCCTCCGTGATCGCTCGGGTGGTGAAGGACGCGCAGGGCGTGAACAAGACGCAGGCGTATCGCTACCAGTACAACGCCATTGGCAATCCGACGAGGTCCATTGACCCGCTGGGTCGCGAGTCCGTCATCGAGTACGCGCCCAACGGCGTCGACATCCTCTCGGTGAAGCAGAAGGTGGGAGAATCCGGCGGGCAGCCCGTGTGGGAGACGCTGGCGACGTACACCTATGACTCGAGCTTCCCTCCGCACCTGCCCGCCACCGTCACTGACGGCTCCGGGAAGACGACTCGCTACACCTACTCTCCCCGGGGACAGGTGCTCACCATCACCAACGCCAACAACGAGGTGGTGACCTTCTCGTACGAGACGGACCCGGCCAGGCACGGCTACCAGCGGCTGCTCTCCATCACCGGCGCCGTGCCGGGCGGAGACCGCACCTTCACGTATGACAGCCTCGACCGGATACGCACGGTGACGGACGCCGAGGGTTTCACCGTCACGTATGACTATGACAGCCTGGACCGCATCCGGACGGTGACCTTCCCGGACGGCTCCTTCGAGCAGCTGGAGTTCGCCGACCACAGCGCGGTGGCCTCCCGCGACAGACAGGGCCGCTGGACCCGGTACGCCTACAACAAGCTCCGTGAGCGGGTGCTGACCCGCGACCCGGAGCAGCGCGTGACCCAGTTCCAGTGGTGCCGCTGCGGGCTGCTGCGCCGCCTGGTGGATGGCGAGGGCAACGTCACGGAGTGGACGCGGGACGAGCAGGGCCGCGTGATGCGGAAGACATACGCGGATGGCAACTTCACGACGTACGGGTATGACTTCTCCGGCCGGCTCGTCACTCAGGTGGACCTCATGGTCCAGACGAAGAAGTACGAGTACACGCTCGACGACCGGGTGTCGAAGGTGGACTACGGCGACTCCGCCACGGCCGACGTCACGTATGCCTATGATCCGTGGTTCGAGCGGATCCTCTCGCGGACGGATGGCCTGGGAACCACGACGTACGCCTACAACCCCCATGATGGTGTCTCGCTGGGCGCGGGGGAGATGTCGGTCGTCGACGGTCCGCTCACCGATGACTCGCTCAAGTACACCTACGATGCGCTGGGGAGGATGAAGAGGCTGGAGGTGGTGGACGATGCGACGAAGACCGTCGCCAGCTACTCGGAGGTCTTCTCCTACGATGCGCGCGCGCGGGTGACGGGCATCGAAAACGGCCTTGGCACCTTCACGCTCGGCTACGTGGGGCAGTCCTTCCGTCCCTCCGTCGTGGACTACCCCAACGGGATGCAGGTGGCATACGACTACCACGGACCAACGGGAGACTTCCTGCTGAAGCAGATAAAGAACCTCTCCGCGGGTCCAGCTCCCCGGACCGTGCTTTCGCAGTTCGATTACACCTTCAACCAGGACCGTACCATCGACACGTGGACGGTCGGCCGGCCTCAGGGTGGGTCCACCACCTGGACGTTCGGCCATGACGGTACCGGACAGCTCACCCGGGCCGAGCGTCGCGATGGAAGCAACACCCTGCTCGAGTCGGCGCGGTACGGATACGACAAGGCCACGAACCGGCTTCAGGCCATCTCCGGTGACGTGACGCCGGCGAACAGCGAGTTCAACGGCTTGAACCAACTGCTCTCTGAGCGTGGCTTCGGGCCGACGAGCTTCGAGGGGACGCTGGATGAGCCCGCGGTGGTGGAGGTGAATGGGAAGCCCGCCACGGTGACGTCGACAGCGGGCGGGCCGCCGTACCGGTTCCAGGCTGGAATTGACCTCCCACAGGGGACGAGCCAGGTCGTTGTCACCGCGAAGGACGGAAACAACAACTCCGCGAGCCAGACCTATCAGGTGACGGCGGAGGGGACGAAGGCGCTGTATGAGTATGACCGGAACGGGAACCTCCGCTTCGAGCGGGAGCCGGGGGGCGCCGTGCGCAAGGAGTACCGGTGGGACCAGGAGAACCGGCTCGTTCGCGTCCTGGAGGGAGCGCACGAATCGGTGTTCGAGTACGACGGCGGCTCGCGCAGGGTGCGCATCTCCGAGCTGGAGAATGGCTCAGTGACGAAGAGCCACACCTTCGTGTGGTGCGGCCCCAGGATCTGCCAGAAGCGCGATGGCGCAACGGTGGAGCGGAGCTACTACCAGTACGGCTACAAGGACAGCGCCGGGGCCCACTTCTATACGCAGGACCACCTTGGCAGCATCTGGGATGTCGTCGCTGGCAACGGCACCACGGTGGAGGCGCAACTCCGGTACAGCCCGTGGGGCCAGGTGACGGAGGAGCTCGGTGCGGGTGTCACCGACTTCGCCTACACCGGCCACTATCTCGACCGGCCGAGCGGGCTCAGCCTCGCGCGGTTCCGGGCCTATGATCCGGGGAAGGGCCGCTGGCTGTCACGCGACCCGCTGTTCGATCGCGACAGGAAAGGCCACCTCAGCTCACGGTATTCCGGTGAGGCGACCAACCTCTATGCCTATGTCGGAAACAGCCCTCTGGACCTCGTGGACCCGGATGGGCTTAGCTGGAGGAAGTGGGCGCAGGCCGCCATCCTGGCCGGAAAGCTCATCGGTAGCCACGCCGATGACGTTGGGCCCAAGATCAAGCGTCCGCCCGTCAGTCAGGCCGAGAAGACCAGGAAGATCAAGAAGCACAACAAGTCCAACAAGGAGCAGTGTGGAGGAGAGGGCGGCCCTCCCGATCCCGATGGCGAGGATGACTTCCTGAAGAAAGTGGAAGACTTCCTGGATGAGAATGGCCTTCCCAAGAAGCCCGAGGACATCCTGGACTTCATCCCGACGGTCCCAATCATCAACCCCTGCCTGATCAGCCCGGGCCTCTGCTCACAGGATGACCCGTACAACATGGTAGCGTAG